The DNA region CCAGCCCTACCAGCACATCATCCATGTGGCTGTACTCGGGATACGTATCCACCACAGTCTGCAGCCGCGCAATCGTCGCCGGCCAGTTATTGTGGGTGGCATAGAAGTCGCCGATCTCCGCCTCGCGCGCAGCCAGCACCTCCTGCACCTCGCGCAGCCGCTGCTTGGCCTGTGGCACCAGCGACGACTCCGGGAACTGTTGCAGCATCAACCGGTACTCTTCCTCAGCATGAGTGGCTTTCGTGTAGTCCCGGTCGGGCTTGTCCATCTGCCGGAAGTAGATATCGCCCACACGCATCTGCGCCTCGGCTGCCTCAGGAGCGTTCGGGAAGAAGGTAATAAAGTCCTTGTACTCGCTCTCGGCCTGCATCAACGCAGCCGTGCCGCCCTCTTTGTACCAGCTCTCGGCAATCGCCAGCTTTGCCCGCATCTGAAACTGTGAATCGGGATAAGTATTCAGCAACGTCTGCAGATCCAGCCGCGCTACGTCGAAGTGACCCTTTTTGGTTGCCAGAACAGCCTTGTCGTAAAGCTCCTTATCGGGCAGCTTGGCATCCTGTTCGGCGATGGGGGTGAGGGTCTTCTCCTTCCGCATCTCTTTCTTGGTGTCCTTCGACTGGATCACCTTTTCCTTTTTCTCCTTGTGCTTCTTGCCGGAAGTCGACAGCGTGACGCTCTCCTGCTGCTGTCCATTGGCATCGGTCGTCGTCTGCGACGAGCCCGTCACCTGTGCCCCAGCTATCATCGAAGACGTCAGCAAAACCGCTACTGCCACGCCGGCCAGCGCACTGGCCTTCAAACTTGGAAAAAAGGAACGCTCACTCATCCTGCCGTGTACCCCATAAGCCTCGCGCATCGGCGCACAGGCTGGCTTCCATTCTAGTCTTTCCTGCCCGCGTTGTCCTCGGAGAACTTGGCTACTTCTCGTCGGACGCGGCGGCACGTGCAGTCTTCAAAAACTCCTGCGCGTTCTGCTCCGTCCTGCCAGGGCTGAAGATGGCCGAGCCGGCAACCAGCATATCCGCTCCTGCTTCGACCACGCTACCCACCGTATCGTGAGCAACGCCACCGTCCACCTCGATGCGGAAATTCAATCCCATTTCCTCCCGCAACTCGGCCAGATACGCGATCTTCTCGAGCGCAAGCGGCAGAAACTTCTGCCCGCCAAATCCCGGATTCACACTCATCACCAGCACATAATGCACCATCGGAAGCACTTCGATCAGCGTATCTACTGGCGTCCCCGGATTTATCACGACACCGGGCAGCATCCCATGCTGCTCAATCAACTGGAGCGTTCGGTGCAGGTGTCGGCAAACCTCCTGCTGCACGCTCAGCATGTCCGCTCCGGCCTCGGCAAACGCCGGAATAAACGCATCGGGATTCTCGACCATCAGATGGCAGTCCAGCGGCAGCTTTGTCACCGGACGCAGCGCCTTGACCATGGGCGGACCGAACGTAATATTCGGCACAAAATGCCCATCCATCACGTCCACGTGGACGATCGTCCCACCACCGCGCTCCGCCGCTGCTACTTCATCGGCCAGATGCGCGAAGTCCGACGCCAGTATCGAAAATGCCAGTTCAATCAAGTGAAATTCACCCCTGCCAGCAAGTTTACCAGCGCCGCCAAACTTGGCTGCTTCTCTTCGCCCTTCAAAATTCACATCATCCCACCGAAGCGAAGTGGAGAGACCCCTGTATTGCCTTTGGTCGAAGGAAAACCGAAATGCCCTGCCGTAGCTCGATCCCGCCTACCGCGACAACACTAATCGAGCTTCTCTCTCTTATCAGCCACCACAACCACCCGCTCGACGTCAGGCCTGCCTTCATGCAGAATCTTCGTCTTCGCGCCCTTCGCGGCCTCCCGCTGCGTCTCCGCCATCTTCTTCGGCTCGCCCAGCGCCGCTCTCGCGGCTCCACGCAGAATTCGCCGCATCGGCCAGCCTCCATCGGCGTTCGGCAGAAACACCTCGCCCGTCCGCTGCTTCTCCGGCCTGTAATACCACCGCTTGAACAGCGACAGATGATCGCTCAACAGCGCCAGATCGTTCACTTTCCCCACCCTGGCCTCAAGCACTGCCAGCACCGCCGCAGCCCTCACCTCAGGCGAGTCCGCAGGCGTACCCGCCTCTCCCTCCAGCGGCACCGCCTGCAACATCAATGGCTGCGCAAACAATGAGCTGCCCACGCTCGTCTGCTCCTTCACCGCCCTTACCCCCAGTGTCGAAAGCCGCTCCGGCCCGGCAATGCATCCACCCTCCAGCAAAAACAGCGCTGCCTGCTCCGGCCGCTCTCTATCCTCGGCGGCTGCCTGCACGATCAACGCTCGCAGCTTCGGAATCGGCTGCACCATCTCGTCCGCCAGCGCCGCCGCGGCCTTTACCTTCTGCCACAGACCATGCAGCGCCGCCGCCTTCTCAAACTCCATCTCCGCCGAAGCCTGTTCGCGCTCCTGCTCGATCACCGCCAGCCTGCTCTCGCCGTGCGTGTCGAAGAACGCCTCCACCGCCCGCGCCTCCGCCGCATACTCCTCCGGTGTGCAAGCCTGCTTGCAGGGCTCCATGCACTTCTTCATCTCGCCATAGACGCACCCGGGATGTCCCGGATATGGCTCCAGGTCCTCCCAGCACCGGCGCAGCTTAAAGAGATCGAGCACCGCATCGCAGTACCGTTCCGCAGCCGCACGCGAAGGAAACGGCCCATACAGATGTGGCAGCCCACGCTTGCTGAGACGGTTGGTCGAGTACACCCGCGGATACGCATTCTCCATCGTCAACCGCAAAAAATAAGGAGTATGCAGCTTCAGCCTGCGCCGAGCCTCCGTATAGCCGAACAAAGCTACCGCCGCCTGATACAGCACCAGCGACGACTCAAACTCCGATCCGGTAACGCAATACTCGATCCGCGCCACCTTCTCCCGCAGATTCAGTCGCTTCGACTGCGACTCCGGAGGATCGAGCAGCCGCCGCATGCGCCGCCGCAAGTCCGCCGTGCGCGTCAGATAAGGCTCATCGCCCTCTCGCGCGCCACATAACGCAAAGACCCCGGGAAGCGCAGGAACCGCACGCAGAATCTCTTCGGCGCGCTCTGGCTCAAAGGGTACGATATGGTCGAAATGGAAGGTCAATCCCACACTCGGATTGTAGATTCTTCCAGCCGTTCACGGCTCTTCATCCTCACATTTGCCGTGAACGCCATCACATGCGTTTCAGCCAGATCGCGTCGCCGCAGAAACGTTCATTTGCACAACAGCTTCCGGTCAAGCGAAGTTGCCGAAATTTCCGCGAAAATCTTTCGCCAATACGAAGAAGACAACCTTCCAGCGCAAGGCTGTCTAGCTAGCGGCGCAGAATGAGGTATAGCGAGACTTTGGACACACCATACTTGAGGAATCACGGGCGGGGTGTGCGATGATTGTCCGTCGTCACTCCGGGGTGGTGTCCCCTATTCGACTTGCTGAAATTTAACGCTCACGATTTCGTCACGATAGCGCGAAAAATATCATGGATCGAAACGATGGCAGAACAGTTCCGATCAGATCGTTCCGAAAGAATGCATCTGGTCGTCCCCGATGAAATCTTTCAAGAGGCGGTTTCATCGGGCGCGTTTACGGAGCTGAGGGATAGTTTCCACGTCCTTTTATTAGATTCCGCCGAGGATCAGATGAATCGG from Edaphobacter paludis includes:
- a CDS encoding excinuclease ABC subunit C, with the protein product MGLTFHFDHIVPFEPERAEEILRAVPALPGVFALCGAREGDEPYLTRTADLRRRMRRLLDPPESQSKRLNLREKVARIEYCVTGSEFESSLVLYQAAVALFGYTEARRRLKLHTPYFLRLTMENAYPRVYSTNRLSKRGLPHLYGPFPSRAAAERYCDAVLDLFKLRRCWEDLEPYPGHPGCVYGEMKKCMEPCKQACTPEEYAAEARAVEAFFDTHGESRLAVIEQEREQASAEMEFEKAAALHGLWQKVKAAAALADEMVQPIPKLRALIVQAAAEDRERPEQAALFLLEGGCIAGPERLSTLGVRAVKEQTSVGSSLFAQPLMLQAVPLEGEAGTPADSPEVRAAAVLAVLEARVGKVNDLALLSDHLSLFKRWYYRPEKQRTGEVFLPNADGGWPMRRILRGAARAALGEPKKMAETQREAAKGAKTKILHEGRPDVERVVVVADKREKLD
- the rpe gene encoding ribulose-phosphate 3-epimerase, yielding MIELAFSILASDFAHLADEVAAAERGGGTIVHVDVMDGHFVPNITFGPPMVKALRPVTKLPLDCHLMVENPDAFIPAFAEAGADMLSVQQEVCRHLHRTLQLIEQHGMLPGVVINPGTPVDTLIEVLPMVHYVLVMSVNPGFGGQKFLPLALEKIAYLAELREEMGLNFRIEVDGGVAHDTVGSVVEAGADMLVAGSAIFSPGRTEQNAQEFLKTARAAASDEK